The following coding sequences are from one Arthrobacter crystallopoietes window:
- a CDS encoding ATP-dependent helicase — protein sequence MQQAPDLKLVRPNRSRAERPAERPDQNAVISLPEGCGPVLVYGAPGTGKSTVLVEHAVRRVEQTGLDPARILMLAPSRLAAARLRDTLTARLNRSLSTTPARTWAAYAFDLIRRARAEGRLPLLERAPRLMSGPEQDQIIAELLQGHRTGHSGAVRWPSDLDEALGTRGFRHEIRQLFDRVIEYGSTAEQLESMGVASGREDWQSAARLFREYRDLIDLRMPEAFDPAGIITAARQLLMDDEDFLDRERQRLGLILVDDLQEANPAVYELLAVLGEGKDTVVTASPDTVVQGFRGARPDLLARLSELLASGGGPFRAMALTDSHRMGPTVSAAWQRVASRISLVGGAQKARELTFPEADGSQAEPAHSVQASEASSHLVDSPVHEQRYVAQRILEARLFDGIKLSDMAVIVRTGGQLSQLARYLSGQGIAVKIPVAETAVRDEAAVRPLLDALAMVLEPDRLDAETAVQLLTSRIGGATAIDLRRLRQSLRREERLGGGGRSSDALLVEALQNPATLWTLGREAGPAKRIAAMLSAGTQAAQEPGANAETVLWALWSAAGLADRWSAQALQGGPAGVRADRDLDALMALFQTAERYVDQLPGSSPAQFLDYLLNQELPMDNLAPRAQLREAVELMTPASAAGRGWPMVIVAGVQEGIWPNTRLRGELLGSTQFVDVLEHGIEQAGQIDVVSRLRETRYDELRSFSTAISRAERRLICIAVQSEDAQPSGFLDVVDPWLDEEAPRPVTTVMRPRTVRALAAELRQWAQQGAKEPERAAQAAAGLAMLASSPVPVPGAHPSQWWGLLPLTTDAPIVPPDQPVPVSPSRVEAVHASPMDWFVQAAGGEAATDFARSLGNLVHAIAQDMPDATGNEYVQELTRRWPALGMKENWEGRLDFQRAEGMVRRLAQYVLHMRSEGRSLLGVEQDFSVDIAGPERIARLRGQVDRLELDREGRLVIIDLKTGKSAPNAADLDRHPQLGSYQAAVKAGAFDEAGNREPNGGRQPGGAALVQLGKDLKNVKVQHQDGLDAAEDWATPMIHEAAGLMSANQFEARHDPQKARGGSHGCRVPELCPLCAEGKQVTE from the coding sequence ATGCAGCAAGCACCAGACCTCAAACTGGTGCGGCCGAACCGATCCCGGGCGGAGCGGCCGGCCGAACGCCCGGACCAGAACGCCGTCATTTCGCTGCCCGAAGGCTGCGGGCCGGTGCTCGTTTATGGTGCTCCGGGGACCGGCAAATCGACGGTGCTGGTCGAACACGCCGTCCGGCGGGTCGAACAGACCGGGCTGGATCCTGCGCGGATATTGATGCTGGCTCCGTCGCGTCTGGCCGCTGCACGGCTGCGGGACACGCTCACGGCGCGGCTGAACCGAAGCCTCAGTACAACGCCGGCACGGACCTGGGCTGCCTACGCCTTCGACCTGATCCGGCGAGCCCGGGCCGAGGGCCGGCTGCCGCTGCTGGAACGGGCACCGCGTCTGATGTCCGGCCCGGAGCAGGATCAGATCATTGCCGAACTGCTGCAGGGCCACCGTACCGGGCACAGCGGTGCGGTCAGGTGGCCCAGCGATCTTGATGAAGCGCTCGGAACCCGCGGATTCCGGCACGAGATCCGGCAGCTATTCGACCGCGTCATTGAATACGGCAGCACCGCCGAACAGTTGGAGTCGATGGGGGTCGCCAGCGGGCGGGAAGACTGGCAGTCGGCGGCGCGGCTGTTCCGGGAGTACCGTGACCTGATCGATCTGCGCATGCCGGAAGCCTTCGACCCGGCCGGTATTATCACTGCGGCGCGGCAACTGCTCATGGACGATGAAGATTTTTTGGACCGCGAACGGCAGCGGCTCGGGCTGATTCTGGTCGATGACCTGCAGGAGGCCAATCCTGCCGTCTACGAATTGCTGGCCGTCCTCGGCGAGGGTAAGGACACCGTTGTCACAGCCTCCCCGGACACTGTTGTCCAGGGCTTTCGTGGCGCGCGGCCGGATCTGCTGGCCCGCCTGTCCGAGCTATTGGCATCCGGCGGAGGACCATTTCGGGCCATGGCATTGACCGATTCCCACCGCATGGGACCAACTGTTTCAGCAGCATGGCAACGGGTTGCATCGCGGATTTCCTTGGTCGGCGGAGCACAAAAGGCACGCGAACTGACATTTCCGGAGGCTGACGGATCTCAGGCCGAGCCGGCGCATTCAGTGCAGGCTTCGGAGGCCAGCTCGCATCTGGTTGATTCTCCGGTCCACGAGCAGCGCTACGTTGCCCAGCGCATTCTCGAAGCCCGGCTCTTTGACGGCATCAAGCTCAGTGACATGGCAGTTATCGTCCGCACCGGCGGCCAGCTTTCGCAACTGGCACGTTACCTATCCGGGCAGGGGATTGCCGTGAAGATTCCGGTGGCGGAAACGGCGGTCCGCGACGAAGCCGCTGTTCGGCCGCTGCTGGACGCCTTGGCCATGGTGTTGGAGCCGGACCGGCTCGATGCAGAAACGGCAGTCCAACTGTTAACGTCGCGAATAGGCGGCGCGACCGCCATTGACCTGCGCAGGCTCCGCCAGTCGCTGCGGCGTGAAGAACGGCTCGGCGGCGGCGGCCGATCCAGCGATGCACTGCTGGTGGAGGCGCTGCAGAATCCGGCGACCCTCTGGACTCTGGGCCGCGAAGCAGGGCCGGCCAAGCGGATTGCGGCGATGCTCAGTGCCGGTACGCAGGCGGCACAGGAGCCCGGCGCCAATGCGGAGACCGTGCTGTGGGCCTTATGGTCCGCCGCGGGCCTTGCCGACAGGTGGTCCGCGCAAGCGCTTCAGGGCGGTCCGGCGGGTGTCCGGGCGGACCGGGATCTGGATGCTCTCATGGCCCTGTTCCAGACGGCGGAGCGGTATGTTGACCAGCTGCCAGGCTCCAGCCCCGCCCAGTTCCTTGATTATCTGCTGAACCAGGAACTGCCGATGGACAACCTCGCTCCCCGCGCGCAGTTGCGTGAAGCCGTGGAACTGATGACTCCGGCCAGCGCAGCGGGACGCGGCTGGCCGATGGTCATCGTGGCAGGTGTCCAGGAGGGCATCTGGCCCAACACCCGGTTACGTGGAGAGCTGCTGGGCAGTACGCAGTTCGTGGATGTCCTCGAGCACGGCATCGAGCAGGCGGGACAAATCGACGTCGTATCCAGGCTTCGGGAAACACGGTACGACGAGCTCCGAAGCTTTTCAACGGCTATCTCCCGTGCCGAGCGCAGGCTGATCTGCATTGCCGTGCAGTCCGAGGACGCCCAGCCTTCCGGGTTCCTCGACGTGGTGGATCCGTGGCTGGACGAGGAAGCGCCGCGGCCGGTGACTACGGTCATGCGGCCGCGGACGGTACGCGCGTTGGCTGCCGAACTGCGGCAGTGGGCACAGCAAGGAGCCAAGGAACCAGAACGCGCCGCACAGGCAGCAGCGGGGCTCGCCATGCTGGCCTCAAGCCCTGTTCCCGTACCCGGGGCGCATCCATCGCAATGGTGGGGACTGCTGCCCCTGACCACCGATGCACCGATTGTGCCGCCGGACCAGCCGGTGCCGGTGTCGCCGTCCCGGGTGGAAGCGGTGCACGCCTCACCGATGGACTGGTTTGTTCAGGCAGCCGGCGGCGAGGCCGCCACGGACTTTGCCCGGAGTCTGGGTAACCTGGTCCACGCCATCGCCCAGGACATGCCGGATGCGACCGGGAACGAATACGTCCAGGAGCTCACCCGGCGGTGGCCGGCGCTGGGAATGAAGGAAAACTGGGAAGGCCGTCTGGACTTCCAGCGGGCCGAGGGCATGGTGCGCCGGCTGGCCCAGTACGTACTCCACATGCGGTCCGAGGGGCGGAGCCTGTTGGGCGTTGAGCAGGACTTTTCCGTTGATATCGCAGGCCCTGAACGCATCGCCAGGCTGAGGGGACAGGTTGACCGGCTGGAACTGGACCGCGAAGGCAGGCTCGTGATCATCGACCTGAAGACCGGCAAATCGGCGCCGAACGCGGCAGACTTGGACCGGCATCCGCAGCTGGGCAGCTACCAGGCAGCGGTCAAGGCCGGGGCCTTTGACGAGGCCGGAAACCGGGAACCGAACGGCGGCCGCCAGCCCGGCGGAGCCGCGCTGGTCCAGCTCGGCAAGGACTTGAAGAACGTAAAGGTCCAGCACCAGGACGGACTGGACGCCGCCGAAGACTGGGCTACTCCGATGATCCATGAGGCGGCCGGGCTGATGTCCGCTAATCAGTTTGAAGCCCGCCACGATCCGCAGAAAGCGCGCGGTGGTTCGCACGGGTGCCGTGTCCCCGAACTCTGCCCGCTGTGCGCCGAAGGAAAGCAGGTAACCGAGTGA
- the nudC gene encoding NAD(+) diphosphatase, producing MSTTTHATGFPPLGGLTLARSAMDRGCERRNQPVLFDDIWGLDSTWVMLLDAGKTLVRDNKIVLLPSLGRRVPEKPVYLGRAVAGADVPEGTDIVLEDLTGITAEAKNDGEWLGLRDVATSLSPQDAGLFAEAAAISNWHAVHTHCPRCGTRTTVESGGWVRRCPADGSEHYPRTDPAIIVSVVDADDRLLLGNSASWPVGRYSTLAGFVEPGESLEAAVIRETEEESGIVVHSPQYLGSQPWPFPSSLMLGFTAVATGTETVPDGVEIRDVRWFTRAELAQGIESGEIQVAGGISIARALIEHWYGSALPEPLGGK from the coding sequence ATGAGCACCACAACCCACGCCACAGGCTTCCCTCCGTTGGGCGGCCTGACCCTTGCCCGCAGCGCCATGGACCGGGGTTGTGAGCGCCGCAATCAGCCGGTTCTGTTCGACGATATCTGGGGCTTGGATTCCACCTGGGTCATGCTCCTGGATGCGGGCAAAACGCTCGTGCGGGACAACAAGATCGTGCTGCTGCCCTCGCTCGGGCGCCGCGTGCCGGAAAAACCTGTCTATCTTGGCCGGGCAGTGGCAGGGGCGGATGTTCCCGAGGGAACGGATATTGTCCTGGAAGACCTGACGGGGATAACTGCTGAAGCAAAGAACGACGGCGAGTGGCTGGGACTGCGCGACGTCGCGACTTCGCTGTCACCACAGGACGCCGGCCTGTTCGCGGAAGCAGCCGCGATTTCAAATTGGCACGCTGTCCATACGCATTGCCCGCGCTGCGGGACACGGACCACCGTGGAAAGCGGCGGCTGGGTCCGGCGCTGCCCGGCAGACGGCAGCGAGCACTATCCCCGCACCGATCCGGCCATCATTGTTTCGGTCGTTGACGCAGACGACCGGCTGTTGCTGGGTAACTCGGCCAGTTGGCCCGTGGGACGGTACTCAACGTTGGCCGGCTTCGTGGAACCGGGGGAGTCCCTCGAAGCGGCCGTAATCCGGGAGACCGAGGAAGAATCCGGGATTGTGGTGCATTCGCCGCAGTACCTGGGATCGCAGCCGTGGCCCTTCCCTTCTTCTCTGATGCTTGGCTTCACTGCCGTTGCAACGGGAACCGAAACGGTTCCGGACGGCGTGGAAATCCGGGACGTGCGCTGGTTCACGCGGGCCGAACTCGCCCAGGGAATTGAATCCGGCGAGATCCAGGTCGCGGGCGGCATCTCGATCGCCCGGGCCCTCATCGAACACTGGTATGGCAGCGCGCTGCCGGAACCGCTGGGCGGGAAGTGA
- a CDS encoding macrolide 2'-phosphotransferase, which produces MRKTPMELAAMASAAVPGLAPAGVSGAPDDAADFTSAVVIDDAGKQWRVRSPRHPEASMRLETELLVLRSFSPAIRAELPFQVPSVAGTVQQGELRTFVYNHVPGATLELETLVAEGGRVPIEIGRAMAGIHDLPQAMVDRADLPSYTADEFRQRRLNELDQAATTGKIPPALLRRWEHALEDVTLWKFNPSVVHGDLHEDNLVIWDGAVSAVTGWTDLRIGDPADDFAWLIAVHEQSFADVVLESYNKYRKEPVDPHLMRRAALAAEFALAQWLVRGVAAEDAAMIAEAEEMLQELESDIREHGGQEISSEKLPVPATPPGPPSTAPEIERAGTQSAERPAAPRISERVTAEPIVPAAPSKTPTAEAGPVDGDDNRADKKESGMDKEPGGSGLNPSKEDEPTADRPPASADAKRKTPAEKNDGGASGEGTAVADDSLTTTAIPIIEPRSGS; this is translated from the coding sequence GTGAGAAAGACTCCTATGGAACTGGCTGCTATGGCCAGCGCGGCCGTACCCGGACTGGCGCCTGCCGGCGTTTCCGGAGCTCCCGACGACGCCGCGGACTTCACTTCCGCGGTAGTGATCGATGACGCCGGCAAGCAGTGGCGGGTCCGCTCCCCCCGCCATCCGGAAGCCAGCATGAGGCTCGAAACGGAGTTGCTGGTCCTGCGGTCCTTCTCCCCCGCCATCCGGGCCGAACTGCCGTTCCAGGTGCCGTCCGTGGCAGGCACCGTCCAGCAAGGGGAACTGCGCACTTTTGTCTACAACCACGTTCCCGGGGCTACTTTGGAGCTAGAGACGCTTGTCGCCGAGGGCGGCAGAGTGCCCATCGAAATCGGCCGGGCCATGGCCGGAATCCATGACCTGCCGCAGGCCATGGTGGACCGCGCGGATCTGCCGAGCTACACCGCTGACGAGTTCCGTCAGCGCCGGCTGAACGAACTCGATCAGGCCGCCACGACGGGCAAGATCCCGCCGGCTTTGCTGCGCCGTTGGGAGCATGCACTCGAGGATGTCACGCTCTGGAAGTTCAACCCGTCCGTGGTCCACGGTGACCTGCACGAGGATAACCTCGTCATCTGGGACGGTGCCGTCAGCGCCGTCACCGGATGGACGGATCTGCGGATCGGCGATCCGGCGGATGATTTTGCCTGGCTTATCGCCGTACACGAACAGTCTTTCGCCGACGTTGTGCTGGAGTCGTACAACAAGTACCGCAAGGAGCCGGTGGATCCACACCTGATGCGCCGTGCCGCGCTGGCCGCCGAATTCGCCTTGGCACAATGGCTGGTACGCGGTGTCGCTGCCGAGGATGCGGCAATGATTGCCGAAGCCGAAGAGATGCTGCAGGAACTTGAGTCGGATATCCGCGAACACGGCGGCCAGGAGATCAGCAGCGAAAAGCTCCCCGTGCCCGCGACACCGCCTGGTCCGCCGTCCACGGCGCCCGAAATTGAGCGGGCCGGCACGCAGTCCGCAGAGCGGCCGGCCGCGCCCCGGATCAGCGAGCGCGTGACGGCGGAGCCGATAGTTCCCGCGGCGCCCTCCAAAACGCCAACCGCTGAGGCTGGGCCGGTCGACGGTGATGACAACCGGGCGGACAAGAAGGAATCCGGCATGGATAAGGAACCCGGCGGTTCCGGCCTGAACCCCTCGAAGGAGGACGAGCCGACCGCGGACCGGCCGCCCGCTTCAGCGGACGCGAAACGGAAGACTCCCGCAGAGAAGAACGACGGCGGTGCGTCCGGCGAGGGGACCGCTGTTGCTGATGATTCATTGACAACCACAGCGATCCCCATCATTGAGCCCCGTTCAGGTTCCTAG
- a CDS encoding ATP-dependent helicase has product MLGQHLPTPEQADIISSPLQPLLVIAGAGSGKTATMADRVVWLVANGMVRPEEILGVTFTRKAAGELAARIRVQLNKLARHGLLPEGADDAAGLLEPKVSTYHSYANGLVSDYGLRLGIERDVVLLGSAQSWQLASQVVEAYDGDIGHLTAAKSTLVKAVMQFASECSEHLATPEEAIGFLQDDVERISSLPYVEGSTRQPKAAVVSLLNRLRTRITVAELAAQYGRAKRERGVLDYGDLVSLAAAIAKDVPQARELERLRYKVVLLDEFQDTSHAQMVLFSQLFGDGHPVTAVGDPNQSIYGFRGASAGQLFAFRQHFPLVDEDGQRSVAPASFLTVAWRNAINVLAMANTISSPLNRVDPNRPKPGRLEVPALRPRPNAVEGTVVLSRYRSESEEAEQVAAGVARARRTVFERDPETGRAEPVTTAVLCRRRAQIAGVAKALADKGIPYEIVGLAGLLSQPEIIDLVATLRVLADPGRSDSLMRLLAGARWRIGPADLMAFADWSRFLESQRRRAAEDRQTVDLDADEQASPLVVQQDLAEAASLVEALDRLPKPGWTSRNGRSLTPEALARLERLSAEVRQLRTFVGDELPLLLGEVERAMLLDIEVASKPGVTIHQARRHLDAFHDAAATFMQTAQRVDLLAFLAWLEAAAAEEGGLDVVQVDVSKDAVQLLTVHASKGLEWDAVFVPGLNDGAFPSGSDNRWSSGNEALPWPLRGDGADLPQWDTEQPDQLSWFTAEEVYKGEVQAHNEQEERRLAYVAYTRAKHLLVCSSAGWAGSKVKPCAPSIFLTELAELAQQDPSTVQVSTWISDEELGDTNPFREETETAFWPYDPLEGPLVYRGGEPEPARPGRRAAMEAASQTVLQAIAEDRKLEQGAPWARETELLLQEHNASRGANEIELPAHISASMLVELKDNPGEVTRSLRRPVPRRPGIAARKGTAFHSWVEEHFGTAGMLDLDDLSSPADSHVDQAYDLETMKATFKASEWAEKAPAAIEVPVETRVDEVVVRGRIDAVFRDQDGIWDLVDWKTGSPPSPDKLGIRAVQLAVYRLAWARLQGIDPAEVKAAFYYVAADKTVRPHDLAGEAELEAIVRAAYAGSER; this is encoded by the coding sequence ATGCTGGGCCAGCATCTGCCCACCCCCGAGCAGGCGGACATCATCAGTTCGCCGCTGCAGCCGCTCCTCGTCATTGCCGGCGCGGGCTCGGGCAAAACGGCCACGATGGCGGACCGCGTGGTGTGGCTGGTAGCCAACGGGATGGTCCGGCCGGAGGAGATCCTCGGTGTTACTTTCACCCGGAAGGCGGCAGGCGAGCTGGCGGCGCGGATCCGCGTCCAGCTCAACAAGCTCGCCCGCCACGGGCTGCTGCCGGAGGGCGCGGATGACGCGGCCGGGCTGCTGGAGCCCAAGGTGTCCACCTACCACTCGTACGCCAACGGTCTGGTTTCCGACTACGGGCTCCGGCTCGGCATCGAACGCGACGTCGTGCTGCTGGGCAGTGCCCAGTCGTGGCAGCTTGCCAGCCAGGTGGTGGAGGCTTATGACGGGGATATCGGCCATTTGACGGCGGCCAAGTCCACGCTGGTCAAGGCGGTCATGCAGTTCGCCTCGGAGTGCTCGGAGCATTTGGCAACCCCGGAGGAGGCCATCGGCTTCCTGCAGGACGACGTCGAGAGGATCAGTTCCCTGCCCTATGTCGAGGGCAGCACGCGGCAGCCAAAAGCCGCCGTCGTGTCGCTGTTGAACCGCTTGCGGACCAGGATCACCGTTGCCGAACTCGCCGCCCAATACGGCAGGGCCAAACGTGAGCGGGGAGTGCTGGACTACGGCGATCTCGTCTCACTGGCGGCAGCGATCGCCAAGGACGTACCGCAGGCCCGCGAGCTGGAACGTCTGCGGTACAAAGTGGTGCTGCTGGACGAATTCCAAGACACCTCGCATGCGCAAATGGTGCTGTTCTCCCAACTTTTCGGCGACGGCCATCCCGTTACCGCAGTAGGGGACCCGAACCAGTCCATTTATGGATTCCGGGGAGCCTCGGCCGGACAGCTTTTTGCCTTCCGCCAGCATTTCCCGCTCGTCGACGAGGACGGGCAGCGCAGCGTCGCTCCCGCCAGCTTCCTGACCGTGGCCTGGCGCAATGCCATCAACGTGCTCGCCATGGCGAATACGATTTCGTCGCCGCTGAACAGGGTAGACCCGAACCGGCCGAAGCCGGGCCGGCTCGAGGTGCCTGCACTCAGGCCGCGTCCGAACGCGGTCGAGGGCACTGTTGTCCTGTCCCGCTACCGCAGCGAGTCCGAGGAGGCGGAACAGGTGGCTGCCGGCGTGGCAAGGGCACGCCGGACCGTATTCGAGCGGGATCCGGAGACCGGCAGGGCCGAACCTGTCACCACGGCCGTGTTGTGCCGGCGGCGTGCGCAGATCGCCGGCGTTGCGAAAGCACTCGCGGACAAGGGCATTCCCTATGAGATCGTCGGACTGGCCGGACTGCTGAGCCAACCGGAGATCATCGACCTCGTCGCTACCCTCCGCGTCCTGGCCGATCCCGGCCGTTCCGACTCCCTCATGCGCTTGCTGGCTGGTGCCCGCTGGCGCATAGGGCCCGCGGACCTGATGGCGTTTGCCGATTGGTCGCGCTTTCTGGAGTCCCAGCGGCGCCGGGCGGCCGAGGACAGGCAGACGGTGGATCTGGATGCCGACGAACAGGCATCGCCCCTGGTCGTCCAGCAGGATCTGGCCGAGGCGGCCTCGCTGGTGGAAGCCCTGGACCGTTTGCCCAAACCCGGCTGGACATCGCGCAATGGACGCTCGCTGACTCCCGAGGCGCTGGCACGCCTGGAGCGGCTGTCGGCGGAGGTCCGGCAGTTGCGGACTTTCGTGGGGGACGAGCTTCCCCTGCTGCTGGGCGAAGTCGAACGGGCCATGCTGCTCGACATCGAAGTGGCTTCCAAACCCGGCGTTACCATCCACCAGGCACGGCGGCATCTGGATGCCTTCCATGATGCGGCCGCGACATTCATGCAGACCGCGCAGCGGGTTGACCTGTTGGCTTTCCTAGCCTGGCTCGAAGCCGCCGCGGCAGAGGAAGGCGGACTGGATGTCGTCCAGGTCGACGTGAGCAAGGACGCCGTGCAGTTGCTGACGGTCCATGCTTCCAAGGGATTGGAATGGGACGCTGTATTTGTTCCCGGACTCAACGACGGTGCCTTTCCTAGCGGCTCCGACAACCGCTGGAGCAGCGGAAACGAGGCCTTGCCCTGGCCCTTGCGTGGCGACGGGGCGGACCTGCCGCAGTGGGACACCGAGCAGCCGGACCAATTGTCCTGGTTCACCGCCGAAGAAGTCTACAAAGGTGAGGTCCAGGCCCACAACGAACAGGAGGAGCGGCGCCTGGCCTACGTGGCGTACACGCGGGCCAAGCACCTGCTGGTCTGCAGCTCCGCGGGCTGGGCAGGCAGCAAGGTCAAACCCTGCGCACCGTCAATATTCCTGACCGAGCTGGCCGAACTGGCGCAGCAGGACCCGTCGACGGTGCAGGTCAGTACCTGGATCTCCGACGAGGAGCTTGGCGACACCAACCCGTTCCGTGAAGAAACCGAGACGGCCTTCTGGCCCTACGATCCCTTGGAAGGCCCGCTGGTATACCGGGGTGGAGAGCCGGAACCGGCCCGTCCCGGCCGACGTGCTGCCATGGAGGCAGCTAGCCAGACGGTGCTGCAGGCCATTGCGGAGGACCGGAAGCTTGAGCAGGGGGCACCGTGGGCCAGGGAAACGGAGCTGCTGCTCCAGGAGCACAATGCCTCCCGTGGAGCCAACGAGATTGAGCTGCCGGCACACATCTCCGCCTCCATGCTCGTGGAGCTGAAAGACAACCCCGGCGAGGTCACGCGGTCCTTGCGTCGGCCCGTGCCGCGCAGGCCAGGCATCGCCGCGCGCAAGGGAACCGCGTTCCACAGCTGGGTTGAGGAGCACTTCGGCACCGCCGGCATGCTGGATCTGGACGACCTGTCCTCGCCCGCGGACTCCCATGTCGACCAGGCCTACGACCTGGAGACCATGAAAGCCACGTTCAAGGCGTCCGAATGGGCGGAGAAGGCGCCGGCGGCCATCGAAGTACCCGTCGAAACCAGAGTGGATGAGGTCGTAGTCCGGGGCCGGATCGACGCTGTCTTCCGGGACCAGGACGGAATCTGGGACCTGGTGGACTGGAAGACTGGTTCACCGCCCTCGCCGGACAAGCTGGGTATACGTGCCGTTCAGCTCGCAGTGTACCGGCTGGCCTGGGCTCGGTTGCAGGGAATCGACCCTGCGGAGGTCAAGGCAGCGTTCTACTACGTGGCGGCGGATAAGACCGTGCGGCCCCACGATCTGGCCGGTGAAGCCGAACTCGAAGCCATCGTGCGCGCGGCCTACGCCGGTTCCGAACGCTAG
- a CDS encoding MGMT family protein, translated as MRREFVDAVLEVAALIPAGRVLSYGDIAELLGSGGARQVGRVMSLHGGAVPWWRVIRADGTLPHELMGQAVQRYQREFTPIIIRETGAGPKVQMQLARWFPDDHDFDRIEDIRQKMSLPADGMEP; from the coding sequence ATGCGCCGGGAGTTTGTTGATGCCGTTCTCGAAGTGGCGGCTCTCATACCGGCCGGTCGAGTCCTCTCCTATGGGGACATAGCGGAGCTGCTGGGCTCCGGTGGTGCCCGCCAGGTTGGGCGCGTGATGTCGCTCCACGGCGGGGCGGTGCCATGGTGGCGGGTTATCCGAGCGGACGGGACGCTGCCCCATGAGCTGATGGGCCAGGCAGTGCAGCGCTATCAACGGGAGTTTACGCCGATCATAATCCGGGAGACCGGAGCCGGGCCGAAGGTCCAGATGCAGTTGGCCCGGTGGTTTCCGGATGACCATGACTTTGATCGCATTGAAGATATCCGCCAAAAAATGTCACTGCCGGCTGATGGAATGGAACCGTGA